The Colias croceus chromosome 6, ilColCroc2.1 genome contains the following window.
AAACAAGCGTACTATCCTTGcactgtttatatattattatattattataaaaaaatattaaaagatttattaaattattattgcgtgattattttaataaatggttaaaaatttgtgttgttttatttttgtatccgCCCATAGAAatctttcttattttaaaattagtgTGGATGATTTCAAGATTTAAAAGCATGGTGGAGTAGAAACTATGTACTGCAAAATATACTTATCgctttaaagttttttttttaaatttaagcgggaaagcgagCAGGCGGGCCGCGGGTCACCTGATGGAAAGTGCCCGCCGCCCCTAAGCATTCGCGTTGTCAGGGGCACCGCGAATGTGTTGCCggctttttaagaaatttatatGCCCTTTTTTTGAAGGTTTCCTTGTCAAAGACGCTTGGGAACACCTCAGATGGTAATTCATTCCATAACGATGTTGTTTTTGGCAAAAAATTCCAGGAGAATCGCACTCCGCAGTTTCTTGAATTTCAAGATTTTTGCAACCGAGAACCAATAAATTCCCTCGCAGATTTGTCTGCGAACTAATCGCGACTCTCCAGTGACAATAAAAtatccataaaaaaaataaagtacagaaaTCTACTGTTTATTGcttgatttaaatttactcTCTGGATAAAATTTGATATCAATGAtagaataattatgttttgataGTTGTTGTGTCATTGTGctattttttgtgaatttttcaattgtatccaaaaatgttattgtatgTTGCCATAAGTatgttgaaataaattaacccgcataaaataaataaaagtaagtaTTACTTAGTCCGTGTGATCTGTGTACAAACAAATTGAACCCTTCCTGTTAACTTGCAATATTATTCTAAATAGATCTagttttttatcaataaaatacgtttaaattatatgataCTCTATTTTCAGCAATTTCAAGATGTGTCGAACGGTGCACGCGGTCCTGCAAACCGTAATATGCGGTATCCAAATGCTTGTACGTGTCTTTATGACCGTCATCCTCATGTTGGAGAATCTGATACGAATGATACTGCAGACCCTGTACAACTTCATATCATTCCTTCTCCAAATGATATCATTGATACCGATTTGCGCAGTGTTCTTGCTTACGGCACGGTTGAAATGTTTTATGTGTGGTGGTGGTGGACCCTGCCCAGTTAACAGGGGAGGCGCCTGCGACTGCATCATGTCCGCTATCGCGATTATCATCCTCTTCTTCATCTTCAGAGCGACAGGCGTTTTAGACAAAATATTCTACAGCTTAGGCTACATCAAAACACGGAGCACCCAATTGAGATTTGTGCCCACCCCCGGTGATATTACAGAGTGTTCTAGAAATGAAAGCGATTACACAGATGAAACGGATACGACAACTTATTCAGAACCTACCTTCCTGTATTATGAAGCCCTGTCAACAGCTGAAACGTTAAATGAAAACCCAACTCAAGAGTATATTTTAGAAGCAGATGCTGAATCAGTATCTGAACCAACAGAAGAAAAGAATACTGtgttaagaaataatttcttCTTCCCGAAGCTTTTAGGACGAACTGAAAATCCTAGTAGTAACAAGAATTGGACAACAATATTATCTAACTTTTAATTTGTCGACTATTGTCACgactatataatttaatatgtttgtgtttaataaagtttataaatgtGTACTTTTTCTGTTCTTGTtctcataatatattgtagctgtcccggcaaacgttgttctgatTTCTGCCTTAATCTTATCATTCagaggaataaaaaaaatagatatttttagattttcagACCTACCCGAGgtgcacacaaaatttcatgagaattaGTCAAGCAGTTttgaagttttattattttattttcacatagGTAGAATATCTGCGAAGATTTATGTATAGATTGATTGACGATTTGCTTTACATGTTCGTTAACTAAATGGGTGTGCTATGGGGTCATTAGGTGGTCCTGCACTATACTGAACATCAGATGTTGTACAACATATTATTCTGATGATAATGAGAGCTTATTTGTAATAGTTAAATAGACACCTACTAAAAACATTAGATTATAacataagtacatatatatatatggcgtagggatgtgacgaccccatcgcccacggttggaatatctattgtctatgtgacaatagatattccacccgtgcaatcagtcaacccgcaggacaccttgtggcggggtgtcggggagtagcgagagcttttagctcgaagggtggatgcgaagcgtaagtggcgagtgggcacgtgatgctggaccctcagggagcgcgtgatcggagtttaaagtccagggacgcctctccacccttagctgctcacaatatgttgcccccttgtcgcactactgcagcgacttatttcgggggccc
Protein-coding sequences here:
- the LOC123692747 gene encoding uncharacterized protein LOC123692747 is translated as MCRTVHAVLQTVICGIQMLVRVFMTVILMLENLIRMILQTLYNFISFLLQMISLIPICAVFLLTARLKCFMCGGGGPCPVNRGGACDCIMSAIAIIILFFIFRATGVLDKIFYSLGYIKTRSTQLRFVPTPGDITECSRNESDYTDETDTTTYSEPTFLYYEALSTAETLNENPTQEYILEADAESVSEPTEEKNTVLRNNFFFPKLLGRTENPSSNKNWTTILSNF